In a genomic window of Melitaea cinxia chromosome 27, ilMelCinx1.1, whole genome shotgun sequence:
- the LOC123666990 gene encoding uncharacterized protein K02A2.6-like produces the protein MATGGVFGVLSTFDHLTQEWRSYKCRINQWFIANEINNENDKLTIKRRAILLSALSEASFNLVSDLALPRKVEELRYDEIITLLDEHFTPKRFGFAEKSIFYSATQRTGESHTQWAARLRGLAAHCAFKNLEEALLDRFIMGMAAGHERDKLFAQDQRELTLAKAIDLAESVCCARRASSLVAPSACGSAVMVPDGVFNISKKEKCSVCGFTNHKSNQCRYKSYKCKKCNNKGHLYKMCPNDAKVKYVGEGTVDDGDDGECLYNIRCVTGRPMTESVRIGGLVLEFEIDSGSAVSVISYKTYVLYFKRLPLSVTNKKLFNYNGGNIETVGVVLLPISYKERTRVLSVFVVRYDGPSLLGRDFIREFDLELVMTHSSAPVHAVYTHALKGSDFNVAEDLFKMFPKVFSDSLGSFNKYTIKLHLKPDVKPIFLKARPVPYALKEKIDKELDRLLGLGILKPVEHSEYASPVVPVLKKDGSIRLCADYSVTINKQLIIDQYPLPTVNDLLSKLYGGIKFSKIDLSMAYNQLRLCEESQNLTCINTHRGLFNFTRLVFGLASAPAIFQRAMECLLAGIDGIIFLLDDILITANDDDQHRQRLITVLQRLDDAGLTVQKSKCDFFKDEISYLGHIVDKNGIRTSPEKVNAILQATKPESMSQLQSFLGLTNYYRNFIPDASSVLSPLYNLLNKNTKWEWTTAHDNAFIKVKNILSSDRTLAHFNPNARIILTVDASPTGLGAVLSQIDKDMIERPISYASRTLSPAEKNYAQIQKEATAIIFGVRRFHQYLYGRSQPFVLRTDHKPLLAIFGLHKGIPEISANRLQRYAMFLAAYNYSIEYISSKQNIADYLSRACEVTNTSMPPREGMSDELVNCDERAAYVNFVIDGDLPVTLSDLRRETATDDCLSRVKSYVLNGWPRKINDVNLKPYFNCRNQLSYENGCLMRGHKVVIPITLRETVCKEMHSSHFGVVKMKAEARKRLWFPGVDRALEQLAAACSVCAQLRPAPKHAPLAPWPLPPLPFYRIHLDFLGPVNNFMFLVIVDAYSKWVECYDMTSSYNSKALITKLYDFMSRFGIPHTLVSDNGTSFTSHEFKHFCLVNGIKHMLSPAYHPASNGQAESFVKIIKRGLKSIILQGCNKKNIAEKLAKFLFDYRNSKNSTTEKSPAELVYGRTLRSRLDLLNSAALASSSSPSPTALTRTVEHNQSLQAKHYKGTKRQSFKENETVWVTKNISNNKKIWIEGIVKRKVGQVLYKIYVPHLDCVITKHIDQIRLRLCDSQLDNRRWDPDVVPDLMPAGVSYSEAIAHPECGGEPPVEPCQESSASEEATNEPVTPLCTARSRRQAISPVFSTPT, from the coding sequence ATGGCCACTGGAGGAGTATTTGGTGTTCTTTCCACTTTCGATCACCTAACACAAGAGTGGAGAAGCTACAAATGCCGCATAAACCAATGGTTTATAGCGAACGAGATAAATAACGAAAATGACAAATTAACTATCAAGAGACGGGCCATTTTGTTAAGTGCGTTAAGTGAAGCGAGTTTTAACCTAGTTAGTGACCTGGCGCTACCTCGTAAGGTGGAAGAATTGCGTTACGATGAAATAATTACACTCCTCGACGAGCATTTTACACCGAAAAGGTTCGGGTTTGCGGAGAAATCCATTTTCTACTCCGCAACTCAGCGCACAGGTGAAAGCCACACTCAGTGGGCGGCCCGGTTAAGGGGGTTAGCCGCACACTGTGCTTTCAAGAATTTGGAAGAGGCCTTGCTAGATAGGTTTATCATGGGCATGGCAGCGGGACACGAGAGGGACAAGTTGTTTGCCCAGGATCAGCGGGAGCTGACCTTGGCGAAAGCCATAGATTTGGCAGAAAGCGTGTGCTGTGCGCGCCGGGCGTCGTCGTTGGTGGCGCCGAGTGCGTGTGGCAGCGCCGTGATGGTTCCGGATGGCGTGTTCAACATCTCCAAGAAGGAAAAGTGTAGTGTGTGCGGGTTTACTAATCATAAATCTAACCAGTGTCGCTATAAAAGTTACAAGTGTAAAAAGTGTAACAACAAAGGTCatttgtataaaatgtgtcCTAACGACGCGAAGGTGAAGTACGTCGGGGAAGGTACTGTGGATGACGGAGACGACGGTGAGTGCTTATACAATATTCGATGTGTGACGGGCAGGCCGATGACAGAAAGCGTTCGGATCGGTGGGCTGGTTTTAGAGTTTGAAATAGATAGTGGATCAGCTGTAAGCGTTATTTCCTACAAAACATATGTGTTGTATTTCAAACGATTACCGTTGTCAGTCaccaataaaaaattgtttaactatAACGGCGGAAACATTGAAACTGTGGGCGTGGTTTTGTTGCCAATATCGTATAAAGAGCGCACGCGAGTCTTGTCTGTGTTTGTCGTACGATATGACGGTCCATCGCTGCTTGGGCGCGATTTCATACGGGAATTCGACCTCGAGTTAGTGATGACGCACTCGAGCGCACCTGTGCACGCTGTTTACACGCATGCGCTTAAAGGAAGTGATTTTAATGTTGcggaagatttatttaaaatgtttcctaAGGTTTTTTCTGATAGTCTCGGgtcgtttaataaatatacaattaaattgcATTTGAAGCCAGATGTAAAGCCAATATTTCTTAAAGCTAGACCGGTGCCTTAtgcattaaaagaaaaaatagataaagaacTAGATCGACTATTAGGGTTAGGTATTTTAAAACCGGTGGAACACTCGGAGTACGCATCGCCTGTGGTACCGGTGTTGAAAAAAGACGGTAGTATCCGTTTATGCGCCGATTACTCGGTTACAATTAACAAACAGTTAATAATAGATCAGTACCCCTTGCCTACTGTAAATGACTTATTATCTAAGCTGTATGGGGGCATTAAGTTTAGTAAAATTGACTTGTCTATGGCATACAATCAGCTTAGGCTATGCGAGGAGTCGCAAAACCTCACATGCATTAATACACATCGCGGTCTTTTTAATTTCACTCgtttggtttttgggctggcAAGCGCACCAGCCATTTTTCAAAGAGCAATGGAGTGCTTGCTCGCCGGAATAGACGGTATCATTTTCCTATTAGATGACATATTAATAACTGCCAATGATGACGACCAGCACAGACAGCGTTTAATCACCGTGCTTCAGCGATTGGATGACGCTGGGCTGACAGTTCAAAAAagtaaatgtgatttttttaaagatgaaaTTTCATATCTTGGCCACATAGTAGACAAAAACGGGATTAGGACATCACCTGAAAAAGTAAATGCTATATTACAAGCTACTAAGCCGGAGAGCATGTCACAATTACAGTCGTTTTTGGGACTTACGAATTATTATAGGAATTTCATACCCGACGCATCATCTGTGTTGAGtccattgtataatttattaaataaaaacacgaaGTGGGAATGGACCACGGCTCACGATAACgcatttataaaagtaaaaaatattttatcgtctGATAGGACTTTGGCGCACTTTAACCCGAACGCTAGGATTATTTTGACCGTTGATGCGTCGCCGACGGGGCTAGGAGCTGTATTATCTCAAATCGATAAGGATATGATAGAAAGGCCGATATCTTACGCTTCTCGAACGCTTTCACCGGCGGAAAAGAATTACGCACAGATCCAAAAGGAAGCGACAGctattatttttggcgtaagacGGTTCCACCAGTATTTATACGGTAGGTCGCAACCCTTCGTGTTAAGGACAGACCATAAACCCCTGCTGGCCATATTCGGACTTCACAAAGGGATCCCCGAAATATCCGCTAACCGTCTCCAACGATACGCTATGTTTTTGGCCGCTTATAATTATAGTATCGAGTATATAAGTAGCAAGCAGAACATAGCGGATTATTTATCTAGGGCTTGTGAGGTTACCAATACAAGTATGCCACCACGGGAAGGTATGTCAGACGAGCTCGTCAATTGTGACGAGAGGGCGGCTTATGTTAATTTTGTTATCGACGGTGATCTACCGGTGACGCTGAGCGACCTGAGGCGTGAAACCGCTACAGACGATTGCTTGTCGCGAGTCAAGAGTTATGTATTAAACGGGTGGCCACGGAAAATTAACGATGTTAATTTGAAACCTTACTTTAATTGCCGAAATCAACTATCATACGAAAACGGATGTCTGATGCGGGGACATAAAGTAGTTATTCCGATTACGTTGCGAGAGACAGTGTGTAAAGAAATGCACAGCTCACATTTCGGGGTCGTGAAAATGAAAGCGGAAGCTCGCAAGCGGCTGTGGTTCCCGGGTGTGGACAGAGCGCTGGAGCAGCTGGCGGCGGCGTGCAGCGTGTGCGCACAGCTACGCCCCGCACCGAAACATGCGCCGCTTGCACCCTGGCCACTACCGCCGCTTCCATTTTATAGAATTCATTTAGATTTTCTGGGGCCGGTTAACAACTTTATGTTTTTAGTTATTGTAGACGCTTACAGTAAATGGGTCGAGTGTTACGATATGACTTCTTCTTACAATTCAAAAGCTTTGATTACTAAATTATACGATTTTATGTCGCGGTTCGGAATTCCACACACATTGGTGAGTGATAATGGTACGTCTTTTACCTCTCATGAATTTAAGCACTTTTGTCTGGTTAATGGTATAAAACATATGTTATCACCTGCATATCATCCCGCTAGCAATGGACAAGCTGAGAGCtttgtgaaaattattaaacgGGGGctcaaaagtataattttacagggttgtaataaaaaaaatattgcagaaAAGCTGGCTAAATTTCTATTCGACTATCGAAACTCTAAAAACAGTACCACCGAAAAGTCGCCCGCGGAATTAGTGTATGGACGTACGTTGCGTTCACGGCTGGACCTCTTAAACTCGGCAGCATTAGCTTCGTCATCGTCTCCCTCACCCACAGCACTCACTCGAACCGTCGAACACAACCAGTCCTTACAGGCTAAACATTATAAAGGTACAAAAAGACAGAGCTTTAAAGAGAACGAAACGGTTTgggttactaaaaatataagtaataataaaaaaatttggatTGAAGGAATAGTTAAGAGAAAAGTCGGACaagtattatacaaaatatatgtaccACATCTGGACTGTGTGATAACAAAACACATCGACCAAATCAGATTACGATTGTGCGACTCGCAGTTAGATAACAGACGTTGGGACCCAGACGTGGTGCCAGACTTAATGCCAGCGGGCGTTTCATACTCTGAAGCTATCGCTCATCCAGAATGTGGAGGAGAGCCTCCGGTGGAACCATGTCAAGAGTCGTCAGCATCGGAGGAAGCGACCAACGAGCCGGTAACACCTCTCTGTACCGCCCGTTCCAGGCGTCAGGCAATAAGTCCGGTCTTTTCAACACCGACTTAA
- the LOC123666865 gene encoding uncharacterized protein LOC123666865 isoform X2: MASSKRTNNDSFIEMVKCNPVLYDMSLTDYKNIFMKNKIWDEIGEKCNISGDEAKMKWKNLRDTYGKYLKTTKTTTGQSAFKSYSRYSKWQWASSMEFLKDHIGFAPTDTNVAREEESVSDTQNITEPESYNENSTQRSSSVASSERYTSRSGSRKRTSVNEHPVDKVITYLNTKSDKLSSIEHVMLGYAKTIDRFSERRKIITKMKIAQVMMEAELEEEQERSLQRETTLRSYYTTEPNTSQNDRCMSQQSCYSRSEPNTSQNDRCMSQQSCYSRSPQSTNDSELQSALRCIQDNALSPLAPSLTGEGLDYEHEIDYDQQKHSEI; the protein is encoded by the exons ATGGCGTCATCGAAACGAACGAATAACGATTCATTTATTGAGATGGTGAAGTGCAATCCAGTTTTGTATGATATGTCACTTAcggattataaaaatatatttatgaaaaataaaatatgggaTGAGATAGGAGAAAAATGTAACATAAGTG gCGATGAAGCCAAAATGAAATGGAAAAATCTACGGGACACTtatggtaaatatttaaaaactacaaaaaccaCTACAGGCCAAAGTGCGTTTAAATCTTACAGTCGTTACAGCAAATGGCAGTGGGCATCTTCAATGGAATTTTTAAAAGATCACATAGGATTTGCTCCAACTGATACTAATGTGGCAAGAGAAGAAGAAAGCGTATCTGATACCCAAAATATTACTGAACCCGAATCTTATAATGAAAATTCAACACAACGGTCAAGTTCAGTAGCATCATCCGAACGTTATACTTCACGTTCGGGTTCCAGGAAAAGGACTTCTGTTAACGAACATCCTGTTGATAAAGTGATTACGTACTTGAATACAAAATCAGATAAATTATCGTCGATTGAACATGTTATGCTTGGATATGCAAAAACAATAGACAGGTTTTCTGAGCGacgtaaaattataacaaaaatgaaaatagctCAAGTTATGATGGAAGCGGAATTGGAAGAAGAGCAAGAACGTAGTCTACAACGAGAAACAACACTGCGATCTTACTACACCACTGAGCCTAACACAAGCCAAA ATGATCGTTGTATGTCTCAACAATCATGTTATTCTCGTAGTGAGCCTAACACAAGCCAAAATGATCGTTGTATGTCTCAACAATCATGTTATTCTCGTAGTCCCCAGTCTACTAATGATTCTGAACTGCAGTCTGCTCTGCGTTGTATTCAAGATAATGCTCTATCACCTCTAGCACCTTCACTGACTGGAGAAGGTCTCGATTACGAACACGAAATAGATTACGATCAACAGAAACACTCAGAAATCTAA
- the LOC123666865 gene encoding uncharacterized protein LOC123666865 isoform X1: MASSKRTNNDSFIEMVKCNPVLYDMSLTDYKNIFMKNKIWDEIGEKCNISGDEAKMKWKNLRDTYGKYLKTTKTTTGQSAFKSYSRYSKWQWASSMEFLKDHIGFAPTDTNVAREEESVSDTQNITEPESYNENSTQRSSSVASSERYTSRSGSRKRTSVNEHPVDKVITYLNTKSDKLSSIEHVMLGYAKTIDRFSERRKIITKMKIAQVMMEAELEEEQERSLQRETTLRSYYTTEPNTSQNDRCMSQQSCYSRSEPNTSQNDRCMSQQSCYSRSEPNTSQNDRCMSQQSCYSRSPQSTNDSELQSALRCIQDNALSPLAPSLTGEGLDYEHEIDYDQQKHSEI; the protein is encoded by the exons ATGGCGTCATCGAAACGAACGAATAACGATTCATTTATTGAGATGGTGAAGTGCAATCCAGTTTTGTATGATATGTCACTTAcggattataaaaatatatttatgaaaaataaaatatgggaTGAGATAGGAGAAAAATGTAACATAAGTG gCGATGAAGCCAAAATGAAATGGAAAAATCTACGGGACACTtatggtaaatatttaaaaactacaaaaaccaCTACAGGCCAAAGTGCGTTTAAATCTTACAGTCGTTACAGCAAATGGCAGTGGGCATCTTCAATGGAATTTTTAAAAGATCACATAGGATTTGCTCCAACTGATACTAATGTGGCAAGAGAAGAAGAAAGCGTATCTGATACCCAAAATATTACTGAACCCGAATCTTATAATGAAAATTCAACACAACGGTCAAGTTCAGTAGCATCATCCGAACGTTATACTTCACGTTCGGGTTCCAGGAAAAGGACTTCTGTTAACGAACATCCTGTTGATAAAGTGATTACGTACTTGAATACAAAATCAGATAAATTATCGTCGATTGAACATGTTATGCTTGGATATGCAAAAACAATAGACAGGTTTTCTGAGCGacgtaaaattataacaaaaatgaaaatagctCAAGTTATGATGGAAGCGGAATTGGAAGAAGAGCAAGAACGTAGTCTACAACGAGAAACAACACTGCGATCTTACTACACCACTGAGCCTAACACAAGCCAAAATGATCGTTGTATGTCTCAACAATCATGTTATTCTCGTAGTGAGCCTAACACAAGCCAAAATGATCGTTGTATGTCTCAACAATCATGTTATTCTCGTAGTGAGCCTAACACAAGCCAAAATGATCGTTGTATGTCTCAACAATCATGTTATTCTCGTAGTCCCCAGTCTACTAATGATTCTGAACTGCAGTCTGCTCTGCGTTGTATTCAAGATAATGCTCTATCACCTCTAGCACCTTCACTGACTGGAGAAGGTCTCGATTACGAACACGAAATAGATTACGATCAACAGAAACACTCAGAAATCTAA